The Sulfurimonas sp. HSL3-2 genome segment TCACTAAAGTCTCTCGGATTGACATAGTTGATACTAAAAAGATCTTTTTCTATCGCACGTGAAAGAATAGAGTCTTGGAAGTATCCATCTATCAGATTAGAAAAAAGAGTGACAAAGGTAAAACGCATGATCTCTCTTTTTTATGATGCTTTTAAGATATCAAGTCCGCCGTTGACTTCTATTATCTTTTTATCGATATCTACCGAGATGACAAAATGATCTTGGTAGGGAATCAAAAAAGATTTCGGAAGATCTTTTTCTACTAACGAGATATCAGTAATAACTGTCAGATAGTCGGTAGCACCGATACGATCGACCTCATCCACTACACCCAAAAGCTGTCCATTTTCATAGACTTGACAATCTTCGATATCAAAGTAAAAATACTGACCCTCTTGGAGGTCTATATTTTTTCTTGTGTCTTCATACGTCGTATAGATCTTTTCATTCGTAAAACGTTTTGCGTCTTCCGGATTATTGACACCGACGATCTTTATAAGAGAACGGTCATGATCTACTTTTGAGAGTTCGATAGTGCGATTTTTACTTATAAAAAATTTTGCACCTTTTACGAATTGTTCGGGGAAATCACTTTTAATATGAAGTTTCATATCGCCGCCAAGACCAACGGCCTTGCCTATAGTGGCGATATGAAGGAGTTTATCTGATCGGTTCGACATTTATACGGTAACTCTTACCATCTTTAGCTTTACAGCCAGAGATCACTGTCTTGATCGCACCGATCATCTTGCCCTCTTTACCTATCAGTTTACCAACGTCTACTTGATTGGCATAGAGTACGATCTCTACTAAATCGTCGCTCTCTTTTGACTCCACCTTAATCTCATTTGGATATGTTGCTATTAAACGGGCAAATTCAGCGACGAAGTTAGTTATCATTATTATTTACCAGTGATTTTTTTAACGCGGTCACTCATTTTAGCACCAACGCTTAACCAGTAGTCAAGACGCTCAGCATCAAATTTCAATGTTTTTTCTTCGTTCATTGGATTGTAGTGTCCGATTAGTTCGATCCATCCACCATCTCTACGTTTACGAGAATCTGTTACCACGATACGGTAAAATGGTTTTTTGTTACGACCCATACGAGTAAGTCTAATTGTTGTCATTAGTTTTCCTTGGAATAATATAGTATAGGGGAATGTCGCAAAATAAAATTATAGTAGTTTTATGATGCCTCTTACCGCCTTTTGGCGTTATATACAGCTCACAATCACAGAGGGATTATTTTGAGAGCCAAAACGATAACGCAATTGTACTAAAATTTTTAGTAAAAGTAAAGTTATCTTCTCAGGGCGTTCAATCCGCCGCCGCCCATCTGGCTCATCATGTTCTGCAGATCCTGCATCCCTTTTTTGCTAGAGAACTTCTTAGCCATCTTACCCGCATTTTTAAACTGTTTTAACACACGGTTTACCTCAGCTTGGCTAAGTCCGCATCCTTGTGCTATTCTCTGTTTTCTAGAGTTGTTTAAAAGTTCAGGGTCCTCACGCTCTTTTGGAGTCATTGACGAGACCATCGCTTTGATCTGCTTCAGCTCTTGCGAGTTATCCAGATCAAAGTCTTTTAATGCTCCTGCCATACCTGACATACCCGGGATCATACCGATGAGAGATTTCATACTTCCCATCTTTTTCATACTTTCCATCTGCTCTAAAAAGTCATTGAAATTAAACTGACCTTTTTTGATCTTTTTGGTCATCGCTTTAGCTTGTTTCTCATCGATGATATTAGCCGTTTTTTCAGCCAGACCTTCGATGTCTCCAAGACCCATTAGACGGTTTACGATACGTTCCGGGATAAAGACCTCAAGGTCTTCCATCTTTTCACCGCTACCGATAAAACGAAGAGGGACTTCTACCTGAGATGAAAGTCCAAGTGCGACACCGCCTTTTGAATCACCGTCGTATTTACTTAATATAACCCCGTCGATACCTATCTGCTCTTTAAAGCTGATAGCAGTTTTGACCGAGTCTTGACCGGTAAGTGAATCGGCTACATAAAAGATCTCGTCAGGTTTTGCAACTGTTTTAACCTCTTTTAGCTCACTCATCAACTCTTCATCGATCGCCAGACGGCCTGCCGTATCTATAAGAACGACATCAAAAAGTTTTGTGTCCGCATATGCCAGCGCCGCTTTTACGACCTCTACAGGGTTCTTATTTGCTTCATCTTCATACAGTTCTACTTCGATCTTTGAAGTTATCTGACGAAGCTGTTCGACTGCTGCTAAACGCTGTAGATCGGCTGCAACGACTAGGACTCTTTTCTTTTTGTTTTTAAGATAAAGTGCAAGTTTTCCAGTAGTCGTAGTTTTCCCTGAACCTTGAAGACCTGTCATAAGGATGACTGTCGGAGGATTCGGTGCAAAAATGAAGCCTTTGTTCCCGCCGACTTCAAGAAGAGAGTATAGAGTCTCTCTTAAAGCTTCAAGGAACTGATCTTTTCCGATCCCTTTTAGCTTTGTCTTTAGCTCTACATTTTGTATTAGGTCTTTTACAACTTTGTGATTTACATCAGCTTTTAAAAGAGCTTTTTTAAGCTCTCCCGTTGCTTTTGTAAGAGACTTTTCATCATCATGAAAACGTATCTTTTTTATTGCAGATGTAAACGAGTCGGTCAATGTATCAAACATAAAACTATCCTAAATATATTTAAAGTGTCAAATTGTATCAAAAGCTTGCTTAGAAAAATTTATGATTCAAAGTGCTTAAATGCTGTCGGTTCTGGAGCCTCGAAAGTCATCCCCAACAGTACTACTTTTCTCGCATGAAGCATCACACGCTTGTAACGTCTTCCGCCGTACTGCTCATCTCCGATGATCGGAAAATCGATGCTTCTTAAGTGCGCACGGATCTGGTGTGTACGTCCGTGATGGATCACACACTTCACCTTCGTCTTTTTGCCGCTTACGATCTCAGGTGTGACCTCGGTACGTGCAGGTTTTCCCTTTTTAGAGACTTTTGAATAAGCCTTGTTGTTCTTCTTCTCAGTGATGATACCTTTGTCGATATCGACACTCTCTACCAAGATACCGTCGATCCAAGCCGAGTACTCTTTATATACAGTGTCTTTTTTAAACTCTTTGATCGCTTTTTCACGGAACTCTTCATTTTTCACAAGCATCAAAACACCGCTTGTCTCACGGTCAAGTCTGTGAAGAAGTTTCGCGCCTTTAAACTGACGCTCAACTTCGTCTGAGTTTACAAATGCCGGTTTGTCTACGACTATCAAGTCATCGTTTTCAAAAATAGGTCTGATCTTTTCGATCTTTTCAACTCTGAACTTTGTCTTAGTATCGATATCTCCGCGGGCGATCATCACTTTTTTATTGCCTGCGTAGACAAGACCTCTGTCTATAAGAGATTTTGCCTCGTTATTCGAGATCCCCTCTTGGGCTGCCAATACTTTATATGCTTTATCTTTTTCCATTTTTAATTCCTTGAGTAAAATCCTGTTTTAACTCTCTATGTATTTTATCACTCTATCCAAATCTATCTGCTCATCTACAGATGAAGGAGGTAGATTCTGTGCCTCTTCCAACGCATTGCAAAGTTCATCGTTTTCGATGTACTGAACATGATGGACATACTTAAACAGCTCTTTTTGATCGTGAAAATGTTTACCTGTTATGATCTTACACCCAAAATGAGCCGGTTCGAGCGGATTATGCCCGCCGACATCCTCTTTAAACGCTCCGCCTAAGACTGCGATATCGCTTATCTTATAGATGTTGTTGAGTTCACCCATCATATCTACTAAAACGATCTCTGTAGATAAACTTTTATCTTCACTGAAACGGTTTACATGTAAGCTGTTCTGATTACAAAATTCAACCAAGATCTTATATACCGCTTCAAATCTTTCAGGATGACGCGGAACGACTATGAGCTTGGCTGCATTGTTTTTTATATACTCTTTATAGCCCTCTAAGACTACCTTCTCTTCACCATCGTGAGTACTTGCCGCGACTATGGTAGTGATGTCCGGTTTCTCATACTCTTTTGTGCTTTCGATCTTTTGAGCCAGTTTGATGTTTCCGACTATCTCTATATCTTTAGCACCCAACGTCTCAAAACGAAATGCATCGATCTCGCTTTGGCAAAAGATCTTATCGACGTTTGCCAGCAGGCGTCTGTAAAACCAGCCCATCTTCATATACTTTTTAACGCTTTTATCTGAGATACGCGCATTTAAAAGCACGACTTTCCCGCCTCTTGCTGCCACTACGGCAAAAAGCATATACCAAAACTCCGCTTCGAGCACTACCACCATCTTTTGCGGTTTGATCCAAAACGGCAGAAACATCTCATACGGAAGATATCTTAGATCGACTCCATACTTCTTTGCTTCATTTTGTCCGGTTTGTGTGATGGTGGTTATCTTGACATTCTCTTTGTCGATACTGTCTAGAATCGGTTTAAGTGCTCTGCTTTCGCCAAGCGAACAGACATGAAACCATATACCGTTACTATTTTTAAATCTTGGATTGTTAAAAAGAAAAAAACGTGATGGGATAGACTCTTTGTATTTTTGTTTAAAAGACAAAGATATCAAAAGCGGCAGTGCCAGAATATAGAGCACTACGCTTAAGATATAATAGATGAAGGAAAATGGCCTCAAGCCTATGCTTCTTCGCCCTCGGCCATATATAATATACGACCACAGTGTGGACATGTAACGATCTCTTCACCTTTGATAACGTCCGCATAAACTTTATCGTTTACATGCATAAAACATCCCATACATGCTTGTTCTTTTACTGCAACTGCCGTAGTGTTTTTAGCCCAGCGACGAATCTTTTGATAAAAAGCAAGACCTTTTTGGTTCATCCCGCCTACAAGTTTCTCTTTTCTTGCAAAAACCTCATGACGAGCTTTTTCAATGCTTGCAAGTTTTTCATCAACATCAGCTTTGATCGCTGACAAGTTTGCGTCTAACTCATTTCTTGTCTGAGTCAACTCTTCAAGCTTCTCTTTTTTTGCTGTGATCAGTTTATCTAAACGTACGATCTCTTCATTAGCAAAAGTGACCTGCTCTTTAGCGATCTCTTCTTCAAGTTGTAAAGATTTCATCTCACGTTCAGTTTTTATTTCTGCAGCTTTTTTCTTGTTTTCTTCAAGCTTTGCAGAAAGTTCAGCTAAATGAAGCTCGTTTTTGTGTTTTTTCAACTCTTCATTTTTCATCTCTTCTTCTAAAGATGAGATCTCATTGTCTAAATTGTCTTTTGTTGCAAGAGCTGCTTCATACTTATAGTTAACCTCGTCTATCTGAGGTTCAAAAGCGTCTATCTCTTTGTCAACTTCTGAGAGGTCTATTAGTTGTTTTAAGTGTTTGTTCATCTATTTCCTTTTTGGATGCGGTGCGACAATATCCCTATATATATGTGAAAGGGTTTTTTGATTGTGAAATTATAACCGCTAATCCTAAATTTTCCAAATATGTTGCTAAAATTTTTCCAAAAAATTGTTCACTTTCATAATGACCGATGTCGATCATCGATAAATTTATGGTTTTTGCTTCCATTGCATCATGATATTTTATGTCACCTGTTAAAAAGCAGTCAGCATCTATGGAGCGCATTAATGAAGCTCCCGAGCCGGTTGTAAGTGCAACGGTTTTGATACGTTCATGAGCTTTTACACATTTTACATGCGGCAACCCGAAAGCTTCAGAGATTTTGTGTGCAAAATCATCAAATTTCTCATCAACTTCCATATAAGCTATAAAACCCTCTTTTTTTACTATCTCCAAACCGAGTACTTTTGTCGCGACATATTCATTTAGATGTGTCTGGTCAAAATTTGTATGCATAGCGATATTCGAGATATTTTTTTGTACCATCTTTCTTATGAGATGTGCCGGATATTGATTGAACTGAAGTTGTTTAATCCCGCCGAAAATAAGCGGATGATGCGTAATAAGCAGAGAGTTCTCATCCATCTCCTCTATCAGTTTTTCATCCACATCGATACTGAGATATACTTTGTCTACCTCTTCGTTCAGATCACCAAGAAGAAGTCCCGAGTTATCCCAGCTTTCCTGTAGTTCAAAGGGTGAGATCTCATCTAAAAAGTTATAGATATCTATCGTTTTCATGCATAACTCCTTGTACGTTTACATCTTACGTAAACCGCTTTTGTCTTAAAGCCGGACTCCTCTTTAAACTCGAACATATCGGTGCTCTGCATCAGATCGACAAGCTTTTTAAAGCCGTAATTACGGGAATCGAATTCAGGTATCTTGTTGACGATCTTCTGTCCTACAGAACCCAGATAAGACCATCCCGTATAATCAGATGTGTCATCGACTGCATTACGCAGGATCGCTAAAAGTCTTATATCTTTTGATATATCTTTTATCTCTTTTGATTTTACTGGTTTTCCGGTCTCTTCGATCTCGTCATTTCTCAGGTTCTCCGTATAGATAAACTTGTCACACGCACTCATAAACGATTTGGGTGTCTTTTTCTCTCCGAATCCGTAAACAGTAAGTCCGCTCTCTCTGATCCTTGACGCCAGACGTGTAAAATCGCTGTCGCTTGAGACTATACAAAAACCGTCGAAGTTTTGTGCATACAAAAGGTCCATCGCGTCGATGATCATCGCAGAATCGGTCGCATTTTTTCCCGTTGTGTATGCAAACTGCTGCATAGGATGGATACCGTGTTCGAGAAGTGCGTTTTTCCATCCTTTGAGTTTTGTATCTGTCCAGTCACCGTAGATCCTCTTAACACTTGCGACACCGTAGTTTGCTATCTCGTCAAGAAGTCCTTCGATGATCTTGGGCTGTGAGTTATCTGCATCTATAAGTACGGCTAATTTTTTTTGTTCACTGCTCAAACTCTATCCTTGATCTTTTGTATCTCTGCTTTTGCTTCTTCGAGTTCAGGGTTTAACTCCAACGCTTTTTCGTACATCTTTAAAGCTTCGTCATACTGGTTCATATCTACTAGAAGATTGGCATAATTAAAGTATGTGACATCATACTCATCATCAATCTCTAAAGCTTTTTTATAATGCTCTTCAGCCTTGGGAAAATCACCGATCTTTCTAAAAAGTGAAGCCAATGCGTTATGCATTGTATCATTATATTTATCAATGCCCAAAGCCTCTTGATAGTAGGAGATCGCTTCATTATCTCTCTCCTCTTGTGCCGAGATATATCCCATCTTTCCAAGGATGTCAGGGTTGCTCGGATCTTTTACATTCGCTTCATCCAAAAGTGCAAAAGCTTTTTGAAGGTCACCCGCCATAAAAGCCTCATCCGCTTTTTTCACCAACTGTTCGGGATCAAACGGAGAGAAACCGTTTTGTGAACGCGGAGTCGGTTTATCATTTTGATCGTTGTCTTCTAAATTTTGCACATGCTGATAGACTTTATATGAAAAAAATGCTGCCATGCCTAACATTAGAATTTGAAATATTGTCATAAGGTTCCTTTTTCGTTATTATAACCTGTTTGTAACCATCTCTACGATATAATAAGTAAAATTCAATTTATACGGTTTTATATTATGATAAATTTAAAAGACCCTAGTTTATACAACAATCGTGAGCTTTCTTGGCTTCAATTTAATACAAGAGTATTAAAGCAGGCACAAGACCAATCTCTTCCATTACTTGAAAGATTAAAGTTCCTTGCAATATACGGAACCAATCTTGACGAATTTTATATGATCCGTGTTGCCGGACTTAAAAAGCTTTTTAGCGTCGGCGTTATAGTCTCCGGTGCAGACAGACTTACACCCCTTCAGCAGCTTATTGACATCAGAACATACCTGCATCAAGAGCAGCAGGTAGTCGAATACTGTATGACCGATATCTTTAAATCACTCGAAGAGGAAGGGATATTTCTAAAAAAATACAAAGACCTTAATGTACATGAAAAAAAGGTCATCAATAAAAAGTTTTTTGAGTCTATCTATCCTATTATCATCCCTATCGCCGTCGATGCGACACACCCGTTCCCGCACCTGAACAACCTGAGTTTCGGGATCATCGTCAAGCTTTTAGACAAAGACGACAGCACTGTAGAGAGATTCGGGATCGTCAGGGTCCCTCGTGTTCTATCGAGATTCGTACAATTGACCGACAGTATCTATGTACCTGTCGAAGATGTCGTTGCCGAACATATCGAGGATATCTTCCCTGGTTACAAGCTTTTAAAAAGCGTACCGTTCAGGATCACGAGAAATGCCGATATCGCCATCGAAGAAGAGGAAGCGGACGACTTTTTGGAGATCCTTGAAGAGGGTCTGAAGCTTCGTAGAAAAGGTGAGATCGTAAGACTTGAAGTCGGCTCCGATGCAGATGACGAGATCATCGATTTTTTCAACAGCCATATCAATGTCTTTAAAAACGATATCTATAAGTTTCACACGATACTAAACCTTTCATCTCTATGGCAGATAGTAGGAAACAAGGATTTTGCACATCTTTTAAACGAGCAGTTCAATCCTAAGATCCTGCCTCCGCTAAACTCGAATGAAAATATTTTTAATATCTTAGAGGCTCAGGATATCATCCTTTACCATCCGTATGAAAGTTTTGAACCGATCGTAAGAATGATCCAGACTGCGGCAAAAGACCCTGATGTCGTAACGATCAAGATGACGCTTTACCGTGCAGGACCGCTCTCTCCGATAGTCCAGTCGCTCATGAACGCTGCAGAATCGGGCAAGCAGGTAACCGTTATGGTCGAGCTAAAAGCAAGGTTTGACGAAGAGAACAACCTTATCTGGGCAAAAGCACTTGAAAAAGCGGGAGCACACGTTATCTACGGTATTTTCGGATTTAAAGTACATGCAAAAGCGACGCTTATCACAAGACGTACAAACGGAAAACTAAAACAGTATGCACACTTAGGTACGGGTAACTACAACCCGAGTACGGCTAAGATATATACTGACATCAGCTATATGACTGCAAAAGATGAGATAACGAACGACTTGACACGTTTTTTCCACTTTTTGACAGGTTTTAGTAAAAAAGGAAAGCTGGAAAAACTTTATATGTCTCCGGCACAGATCAAACCGAAACTTCTCTCACTTATAAATAATGAGACAAGAAAAGGAAAAGAGGGACAGATCATCGCGAAGATGAACTCTTTGGTTGATGACGACGTTATCCGCGCACTTTATAAAGCAAGTCAGGCAGGTGTGAAGATAGAACTTATCATCCGCGGTGTGTGTTGTCTAAAACCTGGT includes the following:
- a CDS encoding Nif3-like dinuclear metal center hexameric protein, with the protein product MKTIDIYNFLDEISPFELQESWDNSGLLLGDLNEEVDKVYLSIDVDEKLIEEMDENSLLITHHPLIFGGIKQLQFNQYPAHLIRKMVQKNISNIAMHTNFDQTHLNEYVATKVLGLEIVKKEGFIAYMEVDEKFDDFAHKISEAFGLPHVKCVKAHERIKTVALTTGSGASLMRSIDADCFLTGDIKYHDAMEAKTINLSMIDIGHYESEQFFGKILATYLENLGLAVIISQSKNPFTYI
- a CDS encoding zinc ribbon domain-containing protein; this encodes MNKHLKQLIDLSEVDKEIDAFEPQIDEVNYKYEAALATKDNLDNEISSLEEEMKNEELKKHKNELHLAELSAKLEENKKKAAEIKTEREMKSLQLEEEIAKEQVTFANEEIVRLDKLITAKKEKLEELTQTRNELDANLSAIKADVDEKLASIEKARHEVFARKEKLVGGMNQKGLAFYQKIRRWAKNTTAVAVKEQACMGCFMHVNDKVYADVIKGEEIVTCPHCGRILYMAEGEEA
- a CDS encoding RNA pseudouridine synthase; the protein is MEKDKAYKVLAAQEGISNNEAKSLIDRGLVYAGNKKVMIARGDIDTKTKFRVEKIEKIRPIFENDDLIVVDKPAFVNSDEVERQFKGAKLLHRLDRETSGVLMLVKNEEFREKAIKEFKKDTVYKEYSAWIDGILVESVDIDKGIITEKKNNKAYSKVSKKGKPARTEVTPEIVSGKKTKVKCVIHHGRTHQIRAHLRSIDFPIIGDEQYGGRRYKRVMLHARKVVLLGMTFEAPEPTAFKHFES
- a CDS encoding RNA degradosome polyphosphate kinase, whose protein sequence is MINLKDPSLYNNRELSWLQFNTRVLKQAQDQSLPLLERLKFLAIYGTNLDEFYMIRVAGLKKLFSVGVIVSGADRLTPLQQLIDIRTYLHQEQQVVEYCMTDIFKSLEEEGIFLKKYKDLNVHEKKVINKKFFESIYPIIIPIAVDATHPFPHLNNLSFGIIVKLLDKDDSTVERFGIVRVPRVLSRFVQLTDSIYVPVEDVVAEHIEDIFPGYKLLKSVPFRITRNADIAIEEEEADDFLEILEEGLKLRRKGEIVRLEVGSDADDEIIDFFNSHINVFKNDIYKFHTILNLSSLWQIVGNKDFAHLLNEQFNPKILPPLNSNENIFNILEAQDIILYHPYESFEPIVRMIQTAAKDPDVVTIKMTLYRAGPLSPIVQSLMNAAESGKQVTVMVELKARFDEENNLIWAKALEKAGAHVIYGIFGFKVHAKATLITRRTNGKLKQYAHLGTGNYNPSTAKIYTDISYMTAKDEITNDLTRFFHFLTGFSKKGKLEKLYMSPAQIKPKLLSLINNETRKGKEGQIIAKMNSLVDDDVIRALYKASQAGVKIELIIRGVCCLKPGIPGISENIRVISIIGKYLEHARIFYFKNTLPNLFISSADWMPRNLMRRIELLTGIEDKENAQKLLQILQLQCSDNTLSHELVSDGSYHRVKTDPAHVVNNHKMIEEHMSSMQKALKKESPNYVQQLAYRLLKDS
- the rpsP gene encoding 30S ribosomal protein S16; this encodes MTTIRLTRMGRNKKPFYRIVVTDSRKRRDGGWIELIGHYNPMNEEKTLKFDAERLDYWLSVGAKMSDRVKKITGK
- a CDS encoding KH domain-containing protein produces the protein MITNFVAEFARLIATYPNEIKVESKESDDLVEIVLYANQVDVGKLIGKEGKMIGAIKTVISGCKAKDGKSYRINVEPIR
- the ffh gene encoding signal recognition particle protein, which encodes MFDTLTDSFTSAIKKIRFHDDEKSLTKATGELKKALLKADVNHKVVKDLIQNVELKTKLKGIGKDQFLEALRETLYSLLEVGGNKGFIFAPNPPTVILMTGLQGSGKTTTTGKLALYLKNKKKRVLVVAADLQRLAAVEQLRQITSKIEVELYEDEANKNPVEVVKAALAYADTKLFDVVLIDTAGRLAIDEELMSELKEVKTVAKPDEIFYVADSLTGQDSVKTAISFKEQIGIDGVILSKYDGDSKGGVALGLSSQVEVPLRFIGSGEKMEDLEVFIPERIVNRLMGLGDIEGLAEKTANIIDEKQAKAMTKKIKKGQFNFNDFLEQMESMKKMGSMKSLIGMIPGMSGMAGALKDFDLDNSQELKQIKAMVSSMTPKEREDPELLNNSRKQRIAQGCGLSQAEVNRVLKQFKNAGKMAKKFSSKKGMQDLQNMMSQMGGGGLNALRR
- a CDS encoding tetratricopeptide repeat protein; amino-acid sequence: MAAFFSYKVYQHVQNLEDNDQNDKPTPRSQNGFSPFDPEQLVKKADEAFMAGDLQKAFALLDEANVKDPSNPDILGKMGYISAQEERDNEAISYYQEALGIDKYNDTMHNALASLFRKIGDFPKAEEHYKKALEIDDEYDVTYFNYANLLVDMNQYDEALKMYEKALELNPELEEAKAEIQKIKDRV
- the waaA gene encoding lipid IV(A) 3-deoxy-D-manno-octulosonic acid transferase, whose product is MRPFSFIYYILSVVLYILALPLLISLSFKQKYKESIPSRFFLFNNPRFKNSNGIWFHVCSLGESRALKPILDSIDKENVKITTITQTGQNEAKKYGVDLRYLPYEMFLPFWIKPQKMVVVLEAEFWYMLFAVVAARGGKVVLLNARISDKSVKKYMKMGWFYRRLLANVDKIFCQSEIDAFRFETLGAKDIEIVGNIKLAQKIESTKEYEKPDITTIVAASTHDGEEKVVLEGYKEYIKNNAAKLIVVPRHPERFEAVYKILVEFCNQNSLHVNRFSEDKSLSTEIVLVDMMGELNNIYKISDIAVLGGAFKEDVGGHNPLEPAHFGCKIITGKHFHDQKELFKYVHHVQYIENDELCNALEEAQNLPPSSVDEQIDLDRVIKYIES
- the rimM gene encoding ribosome maturation factor RimM (Essential for efficient processing of 16S rRNA); amino-acid sequence: MSNRSDKLLHIATIGKAVGLGGDMKLHIKSDFPEQFVKGAKFFISKNRTIELSKVDHDRSLIKIVGVNNPEDAKRFTNEKIYTTYEDTRKNIDLQEGQYFYFDIEDCQVYENGQLLGVVDEVDRIGATDYLTVITDISLVEKDLPKSFLIPYQDHFVISVDIDKKIIEVNGGLDILKAS
- a CDS encoding NYN domain-containing protein, translating into MSSEQKKLAVLIDADNSQPKIIEGLLDEIANYGVASVKRIYGDWTDTKLKGWKNALLEHGIHPMQQFAYTTGKNATDSAMIIDAMDLLYAQNFDGFCIVSSDSDFTRLASRIRESGLTVYGFGEKKTPKSFMSACDKFIYTENLRNDEIEETGKPVKSKEIKDISKDIRLLAILRNAVDDTSDYTGWSYLGSVGQKIVNKIPEFDSRNYGFKKLVDLMQSTDMFEFKEESGFKTKAVYVRCKRTRSYA